The following coding sequences lie in one Leishmania panamensis strain MHOM/PA/94/PSC-1 chromosome 19 sequence genomic window:
- a CDS encoding diacylglycerol kinase, putative (TriTrypDB/GeneDB-style sysID: LpmP.19.0930) has product MVLTLSTPKTGAGALATLTKVPAANPFSHTTPLPRCYLHVWVVGNPTSGGKRGAAVLDRIQSLFCQSFGGDAVHSTSSSSFLSSLPSHQLGPGTSPQRSERGERGYNSPAPSVSGASAVWNATPVASPVTSVNCTPPSVASSTSGVTLRTLIIRTDQKGHPKVVSHALSQLILSSRLDDYRQRPPHGQRMPPTQHGSNSSETAGNTNDIRTLPPLCTSTRASSRPKQPLTHHILLVVGGDGTLSEVTNGLCMGTLDRFAQLTPSSVSSADAVATTSHTHVESEAAVLSHLLPAVLYVPGGTGSDFAKLGLCCRTPEDALHVVRDGLARQLFPVASSSSGGDGSDAARAHLEDEGCSAMASSSPVAPSTLPACAAYAVDIGRIEFLRTGTRQFFINECSAGMSCDVIQRGERFKRCWWISMLGGLVLFAVSALISLLLMTPKSLYVCKLPPRAPLPVASVTWMKDVDTDGEATGTHVNQDQANQKGNRSGDGCAAGMCSSDTDCKSTSASLRADVASVSPLGSPHCLVSLAPFTLLSEQLDRLHAQLGWRGRMVSNTIAPGHHSGGSSDTSANSFARRATAAAQTKNGPAAYAQHARTSMPPSHAKKERCSLQTPSHQVLELLDISRSELEAHCTQQQQEQERRHAGAPALTSSTHCTATDKGAVAIMSWGEDEKQHQRIRCKMNAQIANDDRISEHHCRVNSEALCVDFVTGTSISDDDFSSLTWVELPSSMIAFANGRWYGGGMLVAPHANPTDGLLSCTNWVATILPFILGTFSLYTGRHVHWRNTSAFDGQRFLITSMPPSPSRATTAPLNSLADASSEAGEALYMEADGEVLEAVPAIVELSGKLVFLVPSTTTVSVGSAAPGTTRERLTVQKLRQQHGSRTRLFSADSDMAPHTPGRRIHRLRDVLGSSLRRLARYGQQWFDKGDCSDAVSSNRPDA; this is encoded by the coding sequence ATGGTACTCACGTTATCCACACCAAAGACGGGCGCAGGCGCCTTGGCGACCCTCACTAAGGTGCCCGCCGCGAATCCATTCTCGCACACCACGCCGTTGCCGCGGTGCTACTTGCacgtgtgggtggtgggcaATCCGACCAGTGGCGGGaaacgaggagcagctgtgcTGGATCGAATCCAGTCGCTGTTCTGCCAATCTTTTGGGGGAGATGCAGTGCATTCAACgagtagcagcagcttccTGAGCAGCCTTCCCTCACACCAGCTTGGGCCCGGGACGTCCCCgcaaagaagcgagagaggggaacgCGGATACAACTCACCAGCGCCGTCTGTATCGGGGGCGAGTGCCGTCTGGAATGCCACACCAGTGGCCAGTCCGGTGACGTCAGTCAACTGCACACCGCCCTCTGTGGCGTCCTCTACCAGTGGTGTGACGCTGCGTACCCTCATCATTCGCACGGACCAGAAAGGGCACCCGAAGGTGGTGAGTCACGCGCTCAGTCAACTCATTCTGTCCTCGCGTCTCGACGACTATCGCCAGCGGCCACCACATGGCCAAAGGATGCCTCCGAcgcagcacggcagcaaCTCTTCAGAAACTGCAGGGAACACCAACGACATACGGACATTGCCGCCGCTCTGCACCTCCACCAGGGCAAGCAGCAGGCCAAAGCAGCCGCTGACGCATCACATTCTTCTCGTCGTTGGTGGCGATGGGACACTGAGCGAGGTCACGAACGGGTTGTGCATGGGAACGCTAGACAGGTTCGCACAGCTGACGCCGAGCAGCGTCTCTAGTGCTGACGCTGTTGCGACCacatcgcacacacacgtcgagagcgaggcggcggtgttgTCTCACCTTCTTCCCGCTGTTCTGTATGTGCCAGGAGGAACCGGGTCCGACTTTGCCAAGCTTGGGTTGTGCTGCCGCACTCCAGAGGATGCCCTGCACGTGGTGCGCGACGGACTCGCACGGCAGCTCTTCCCAGTcgctagcagcagcagcggtggcgacggcagcgatgctgcCAGAGCACACCTGGAGGACGAGGGCTGCAGCGCTATGGCTTCGAGCTCACCTGTTGCGCCATCAACATTGCCGGCATGCGCGGCGTACGCGGTGGACATCGGCCGGATTGAGTTTCTGCGGACCGGCACGCGACAATTCTTCATCAATGAGTGCTCCGCTGGCATGTCCTGTGACGTCATTCAGCGTGGGGAACGGTTTAAGCGCTGTTGGTGGATCTCCATGCTCGGCGGCCTAGTACTCTTCGCCGTGTCAGCCTTgatctcgctgctgctcatgacACCGAAATCACTCTATGTTTGTAAGCTCCCTccgcgtgcgccgctgcccgtTGCCTCAGTGACATGGATGAAAGACGTCGACACGGACGGCGAGGCAACCGGGACCCACGTGAACCAAGATCAGGCAAACCAGAAAGGGAatcgcagcggcgacggatGCGCGGCTGGGATGTGCAGTAGCGACACAGACTGCAAGTCGACCTCCGCAAGCCTGCGCGCCGATGTGGCATCAGTGTCTCCTTTAGGATCGCCTCACTGTCTTGTTTCCCTTGCTCCTTTCACACTCCTGAGCGAGCAGTTGGATCGACTGCATGCCCAACtggggtggagagggcgCATGGTGTCGAACACCATCGCTCCTGGCCACCACTCGGGTGGCTCCTCCGACACATCTGCTAACTCCTTCGCTCGACGTGCAACGGCAGCCGCTCAGACCAAGAACGGCCCGGCAGCGtacgcgcagcacgcgcgcacatcAATGCCGCCTTCACATGCAAAGAAAGAGCGATGCTCGCTGCAGACACCCTCCCATCAAGTCCTGGAGCTCCTCGACATCAGTCGCAGCGAACTCGAGGCTCACTgtacgcagcagcagcaggagcaagaACGACGTCATGCCGGCGCACCGGCGCTCACTTCAAGTACccactgcaccgccaccgacaAAGGTGCTGTCGCGATCATGAGCTGGGGGGAAGATgagaagcagcaccaacgcATACGATGCAAGATGAATGCGCAGATAGCCAACGATGACCGCATCAGCGAACACCACTGTAGGGTAAACAGTGAGGCCCTATGCGTCGACTTCGTGACCGGGACAAGCATCAGTGATGACGACTTTTCCTCGCTGACATGGGTGGAGCTGCCGTCGTCCATGATCGCCTTTGCGAACGGGCGCTGGTACGGTGGTGGCATGCTCGTCGCACCACACGCGAATCCAACAGACGGATTGCTCAGCTGCACAAACTGGGTGGCGACGATCCTACCGTTCATCTTAGGCACTTTCTCCCTCTACACAGGACGGCACGTGCACTGGCGCAACACGAGCGCCTTCGACGGCCAGCGGTTTCTCATTACGAGCatgcctccttctccttccagGGCTACGACGGCTCCTCTGAACAGCTTAGCAGACGCGTCGTCTGAAGCAGGCGAAGCCCTGTACATGGAAGCGGATGGTGAAGTGCTCGAAGCCGTACCAGCCATTGTGGAGCTCAGCGGTAAGCTTGTCTTTCTCGTACCCAGTACGACTACGGTGTCCGTTGGCAGCGCAGCTCCCGGCACAACTCGGGAGCGCCTCACTGTACAAAAGTTGAGGCAACAACACGGCAGCCGCACGCGTTTGTTCTCGGCCGACTCCGACATggcgccacacacacccggTCGACGCATCCACAGACTTCGCGATGTACTCGGCAGTTCGTTGAGGCGGCTGGCGCGGTACGGGCAGCAGTGGTTCGATAAAGGGGAttgcagcgacgccgtcaGTAGCAACAGGCCTGATGCATAG
- a CDS encoding hypothetical protein (TriTrypDB/GeneDB-style sysID: LpmP.19.0920.A~disrupted due to non-sequenced internal amino acid repeat) — translation MLRLVGCRLGGRARRRSANALIDAAVNAVLAELRAKATKAKKLKRIEAPKSSVAVAAPVKRAKQLVAPPVDPPSPLADVAAPTKAKASNTKKNLVDTVLSGVNCTLLKHVLSSSSSSSTSTDIPDVARMLRLDYTSVAGKHHLAHLADIFLVNRIHAAVVADTQESVVDSKTSAAADSSSPLVVLVETNLPREDAEVQEFIIRNALHMHPLTPEVEAVDGQPIKTPPLTVLVLSDEQTQRVRTLAKLPPLPPRVPTAIPLAIAPATSCNNNVQAASAKTPSAQAPSAQATSAKTAS, via the coding sequence ATGCTTCGCCTTGTCGGTTGTCGCCTAGGCGGTCGTGCGCGGCGACGCTCCGCGAACGCGCTCATTGACGCTGCCGTTAACGCCGTTCTAGCGGAGCTGAGGGCCAAGGCAACAAAGGCTAAAAAGCTGAAGCGGATCGAAGCGCCAAAGTCCTCAGTGGCGGTCGCAGCTCCTGTGAAGCGTGCTAAACAACTCGTAGCGCCGCCTGTGGACCCCCCATCACCCCTCGCGGACGTGGCAGCTCCTACCAAAGCAAAGGCGTCAAACACAAAGAAGAATCTTGTTGACACGGTTCTCTCAGGTGTGAACTGCACGCTGTTGAAGCacgtcctctcctcctcctcctcatcgtcgACGTCGACCGACATCCCTGACGTGGCTCGGATGTTACGCCTAGACTACACCTCCGTCGCAGGGAAGCACCATCTGGCGCACCTTGCGGACATCTTTCTGGTCAACCGCATTCACGCCGCCGTGGTCGCCGACACGCAGGAAAGCGTAGTGGACAGCAAAACCAGTGCCGCAGCCGACTCATCAtcgccgctggtggtgcttGTGGAGACAAACCTTCCTCGTGAAGATGCCGAAGTGCAGGAGTTCATCATCCGCAACGCCCTACACATGCACCCACTTACGCCGGAGGTAGAAGCTGTCGACGGGCAACCCATCAAGACTCCACCCTTGACGGTCCTCGTTCTGAGCGACGAGCAAAcacagcgcgtgcgcacactCGCAAAGCTACCGCCCCTGCCACCTCGCGTGCCGACGGCAATCCCCCTGGCCATTGCACCTGCAACCAGCTGCAATAACAACGTCCAGGCTGCCAGTGCCAAGACTCCCAGTGCCCAAGCTCCTAGCGCTCAGGCTACCAGTGCCAAGACTGCCAGTG
- a CDS encoding hypothetical protein (TriTrypDB/GeneDB-style sysID: LpmP.19.0920.B~disrupted due to non-sequenced internal amino acid repeat) has product ASAKTASAQAPSAQAASAKTASAAPASDAATAETASSKKPIRQAQSSPDATPTQDASQCAGKSAEAAKSAPQQTDADEAAKTEKTVLPSVSPPPLSGAAAAAGPTHTAKSEVQAAVKAVPLERTEASTMEKTQIERMVRRAARISIKALATQQKKRRPATPSQSRLVAAIAANVSRRGTAVVRPPRLLSVESSKEKLLWASQPGQPLPIGVLEPLVSAAVYEEIRTSAAAAASATSATSPLTMHTVVYSASKESSAATVWLGALQAAADLASAVSGGASQLPAEVAELAGLDPARVRRVSERKSSKQRGATNAVATSPVAADGVAATPTVVTPTPPRPYIYMLIHTRLSREDAAVLQQELQYHLTQLKATRAGAELAGMSVLTADDASPAHLLYVLENTVVEVGGRSAKKSGTRRDGKAVTIPSVPPMLSAEGAEVQGVFQEVYRLLSEQPWLLRSPLWTETPSSFPHQHQQQQQQQQHPDTLVADAIRVTALTQVLVQRKEAQLRQHFEAAQQSSTVNANSEAVARAAQRVEMKSMVTAAVEEVSVRHEQATAHLVKTLSSMAGQWSLEKLSDTLETIVRDEVKPIMDALEERLGGASSHNSVAANVEATPITAAPTLMATSAFTPPTDSADPSSPVLLAKQDEIKDTMSQVLVQLRELTERMSALTAATTATAAAQTEGSVDSSVARPSETAAALPRSEEEVRLLRDLHELQEKHHSRLSEELECLRNELHTFSRQESATAETQASAPVLTYATTLSPESLNGAVADTVHEIAHVIRQGIHTSVVEQLGAYCDVHRSIQSSTRDDKCSEEPLMPVLPVTSFELEEMLTRVVDHAVQKSTEKMESHVREVLEKSQRNERSVNQASSATAAPPTSATELDKALRGALGGLWTQARAEAAGEEAAKASQHHRQLLRVFRRQQHLQRGVPGRESLAAPASPLSYMALEEAMRVVMHPYMAQMQATVAAAASGSPRTSIETSSSVSSNDNGVEQEAVECSAGKEGSKKGSRKAA; this is encoded by the coding sequence GCCAGTGCCAAGACTGCCAGTGCCCAGGCTCCTAGCGCCCAGGCTGCCAGTGCCAAgactgccagcgccgcgccggcCTCCGACGCAGCTACTGCGGAGACAGCTTCGTCGAAGAAGCCCATTCGTCAAGCTCAGAGTAGCCCTGATGCAACGCCGACGCAGGATGCCTCGCAGTGCGCCGGGAAGTCAGCGGAAGCAGCGAAATCGGCGCCACAACAGACCGACGCGGACGAAGCTGCAAAGACGGAGAAAACGGTGCTGCCCTCTGtgtccccaccccctttgtccggcgctgcagcggcggctgggcCCACCCATACCGCAAAATCGGAGGTGCAGGCCGCAGTGAAGGCCGTACCGCTGGAAAGGACGGAAGCCTCAACAATGGAAAAAACACAGATCGAGCGTATGGTGCGTCGTGCGGCACGCATCTCCATCAAGGCGCTCGCCACTCAGCAGAAGAAGCGGCGACCAGCGACGCCCTCTCAGTCGCGCCTGGTCGCCGCGATTGCGGCCAATGTTTCGAGAAGGGGTACCGCCGTCGTACGACCGCCGCGCCTGTTGTCCGTGGAAAGCTCAAAGGAAAAGTTGCTGTGGGCATCTCAGCCTGGTCAACCGCTGCCCATTGGAGTACTAGAGCCGTTGGTCAGCGCGGCTGTGTACGAGGAGATTCGCACttctgcggcggcagctgcctcAGCTACGTCTGCGACCTCACCACTCACGATGCATACAGTGGTTTACAGTGCCAGTAAGGAGAGCAGTGCTGCAACGGTTTGGCTTGGTGCCCTGCAAGCCGCCGCCGATCTCGCCAGCGCAGTGTCAGGCGGTGCTTCGCAGCTGCCGGCTGAGGTAGCGGAGCTGGCCGGCCTCGATCCAGCGCGCGTCAGGCGTGTCTCTGAGCGCAAGAGCTCAAAACAACGCGGTGCCACGAACGCAGTGGCGACCTCCCCGGTTGCCGCTgatggcgtcgctgccacccCCACCGTGGTAACACCAACACCACCGAGGCCGTACATTTATATGCTCATCCATACGCGCCTATCCAGGGAAGACGCCGCTGTCCTGCAACAGGAGCTGCAGTACCATCTAACGCAGCTCAAGGCGACCCGGGCCGGTGCAGAGCTAGCAGGCATGTCAGTGCTGACGGCAGATGATGCGTCTCCCGCTCACTTGTTGTATGTGCTGGAGAATACGGTGGTTGAAGTTGGCGGCAGGAGTGCTAAGAAGAgtggcacacgcagagacggcAAGGCGGTGACGATACCATCGGTACCGCCGATGCTTTCTGCCGAAGGAGCAGAGGTTCAGGGCGTCTTTCAAGAGGTGTATCGTCTGCTGTCGGAGCAGCCGTGGCTTCTGCGCTCCCCGTTGTGGACGGAGACGCCATCATCCTTCCCTCaccaacatcagcagcagcagcagcagcagcagcatccagATACGCTTGTTGCGGATGCAATCCGCGTCACAGCTCTTACGCAGGTTCTCGTGCAGCGAAAGGAGGCGCAGCTACGCCAGCACTTTGAGGCAGCACAGCAGTCGAGTACAGTGAACGCGAACAGCGAGGCCGTCGCCAGGGCAGCTCAGCGCGTCGAGATGAAGTCAATGGTGACAGCGGCGGTCGAGGAGGTGTCGGTGCGCCATGAACAGGCGACTGCCCACCTCGTCAAGACACTGTCTAGCATGGCGGGGCAGTGGTCCCTGGAGAAGCTATCTGATACGCTGGAAACAATTGTTAGAGACGAGGTGAAGCCAATTATGGACGCGCTCGAGGAGCGCCTCGGAGGCGCGTCCTCGCACAACTCTGTGGCAGCCAACGTCGAGGCCACACCAATCACTGCAGCGCCGACTCTGATGGCGACGTCTGCATTCACACCCCCGACCGACAGCGCCGACCCCTCGTCCCCTGTGCTCCTTGCGAAGCAAGACGAGATCAAGGACACTATGTCGCAGGTCTTGGTGCAGCTACGCGAGCTCACTGAGCGCATGTCAGCACTgacggcggcaacgacggccacggctgctgcgcagacTGAAGGCTCGGTGGACTCCTCAGTGGCCCGCCCATCCGAgactgccgccgctctgcCGCggagtgaggaagaggtaCGTCTTCTGAGAGACCTCCATGAGCTACAGGAGAAGCACCATTCGAGGCTCAGCGAGGAGCTCGAGTGCTTACGCAACGAACTTCACACCTTCTCAAGGCAAGAGAGTGCAACTGCCGAGACACAAGCATCCGCGCCCGTCTTAACATACGCGACCACCCTCTCGCCAGAGTCGCTTAATGGGGCCGTCGCCGACACCGTGCATGAGATCGCGCATGTGATCCGGCAAGGCATTCACACAAGTGTTGTGGAGCAGCTCGGCGCCTACTGCGATGTTCATCGAAGCATCCAAAGCAGCACACGCGACGACAAATGTAGTGAAGAGCCGTTGATGCCCGTGCTGCCCGTTACGTCATTCGAGTTGGAGGAAATGCTGACCCGCGTCGTTGACCACGCCGTTCAAAAGTCGACGGAAAAGATGGAGAGCCACGTGCGGGAAGTCCTGGAAAAGTCTCAGCGAAACGAGCGGTCGGTTAACCAGGCCTCCTCGGCTACGGCTGCACCCCCGACTAGTGCGACAGAGCTGGACAAAGCGCTCAGGGGCGCGCTTGGAGGCCTCTGGACGCAGGCGCGGGCGGAGGCGGccggggaggaggcggcgaaggcgtcgcagcaccatcgccaACTCCTGCGCGTGttccgccgccagcagcacctgcagcggggCGTGCCTGGCCGAGAGTCTTTagctgcaccagcgtcgCCTCTGTCATAtatggcgctggaggaggccaTGCGCGTGGTCATGCACCCCTACATGGCGCAGATGCAGGCCACagtggccgccgccgcatccgGCTCTCCTCGTACCTCGATAGAgacgtcgtcgtcggtgtCATCGAACGACAATGGCGTCGAGCAGGAAGCTGTGGAATGTTCCGCGGGCAAGGAAGGAAGCAAAAAAGGGAGCAGGAAAGCGGCGTAG